The following are encoded in a window of Amycolatopsis lexingtonensis genomic DNA:
- a CDS encoding DUF6986 family protein, producing MRLPEDVYAAADARLAPADARVAAAYPGERPGRQPVHTVYVPASQYRTRLVADWGKQAMRVFVEHEDLLGLAPDEYERVRAKLLTEPIEDLRIDFEDGYGRVPDDVEDAAALAAGQTLATTGGTPFCGIRFKSFEAATRRRGIRTLDLFLGSLLDNGPLPPGFVVTLPKVTAIEQVSVAAEVLARLESAYDLPEHTLRFEVQIETSQSIVDLDGTLAVPRIVQAAEGRCSGLHYGTYDYSAGLGIAAAYQSMEHPVADLAKGLMQVSAAGTGVRLSDGSTNKLPVGDALPSAWAEHLRLVRRSLERGFYQGWDLHPHQLPTRFAATYTFYRSGFPAAVDRLRAYADKKAGGVLDEPATAQALAVYLLRGLDCGALDEGELSFGRPELEKYARREV from the coding sequence GTGCGTCTTCCCGAAGACGTCTACGCCGCCGCCGACGCGCGCCTGGCTCCGGCCGACGCGCGCGTCGCGGCGGCGTACCCGGGGGAGCGGCCGGGACGCCAGCCCGTGCACACGGTGTACGTGCCGGCGTCGCAGTACCGGACGCGCCTGGTCGCCGACTGGGGCAAGCAGGCGATGCGCGTGTTCGTCGAGCACGAAGACCTGCTCGGCCTGGCCCCGGACGAGTACGAACGCGTGCGCGCCAAGCTGCTCACCGAGCCGATCGAGGACCTGCGAATCGACTTCGAGGACGGCTACGGCCGCGTCCCCGACGACGTCGAGGACGCCGCCGCGCTGGCGGCCGGGCAGACGCTGGCCACCACCGGCGGGACGCCGTTCTGCGGCATCCGGTTCAAGAGCTTCGAAGCGGCGACGCGCCGGCGCGGGATCCGCACCCTGGACCTGTTCCTGGGGTCGTTGCTGGACAACGGGCCGCTGCCGCCCGGGTTCGTCGTCACGCTGCCCAAGGTGACGGCGATCGAGCAGGTCTCGGTGGCGGCGGAAGTGCTGGCCCGCCTGGAATCCGCGTATGACCTGCCTGAGCACACACTGCGCTTCGAGGTCCAGATCGAGACGTCCCAGTCCATTGTGGACCTCGACGGGACGCTCGCGGTGCCGCGGATCGTGCAGGCGGCCGAGGGCCGGTGCTCGGGGCTGCACTACGGGACCTACGACTACAGCGCGGGCCTCGGCATCGCGGCGGCGTACCAGAGCATGGAGCACCCGGTCGCGGACCTCGCCAAGGGCCTGATGCAGGTCTCGGCGGCGGGCACCGGCGTCCGGTTGTCGGACGGCTCGACGAACAAGCTCCCGGTCGGCGACGCGCTGCCGTCGGCGTGGGCCGAACACCTGCGCCTGGTGCGGCGATCGCTGGAGCGCGGCTTCTACCAGGGCTGGGACCTGCACCCGCACCAGCTCCCGACGCGGTTCGCGGCGACGTACACGTTCTACCGGTCGGGCTTCCCCGCGGCAGTGGACCGGTTGCGCGCGTACGCCGACAAGAAAGCCGGCGGCGTGCTCGACGAACCGGCCACGGCGCAGGCACTGGCGGTGTACCTGCTGCGGGGGCTCGACTGCGGCGCGCTCGACGAAGGCGAGTTGTCGTTCGGGCGGCCGGAACTGGAGAAGTACGCGCGGCGCGAAGTCTGA
- a CDS encoding PucR family transcriptional regulator, with amino-acid sequence MTTVKTLLGLPGLRLRPRAGADLLDRPVTRIYVTELPDPGRYLSAGELVLSGLLWWRRPGDAEPFVAALARSGAAALAASGADSGGIPADVVEACERHRIPLLEVPADLSFSVITEQVVLALAAASDSARKRLQAAADAPVETLLERASAELGLPCWVLSGLGRVIAGTAPLPLPAADVVRRHAARESGPLTVIPVEGRHAVPWLIAAGGPLSTAQTELAEELAGLIGVTRARSLPVAAELPGDARVVALRTEGSDESRDVLRELLPDGLLLESTGDTAYAATTAQPSTVELSTVEPLLRATRILCGVGDPAPRAEAWETARYALGVAARRPGRVVVVPAAEVAAHRLLLAGAPDGLRAALRRRVLGPLLAYDAEQHTDLVHTVRVFLECSGSPTRAAKALHVHVNTLRYRIGRAGELLGADLTEFTDQLDVYLALCTEE; translated from the coding sequence ATGACGACCGTGAAAACTCTGCTGGGCCTCCCCGGCCTGCGGCTGCGCCCGCGAGCGGGAGCCGACCTGCTCGACCGGCCCGTGACGCGCATCTACGTCACGGAGCTGCCCGACCCCGGACGGTACCTGTCGGCGGGCGAGCTGGTGCTCTCCGGCCTGCTCTGGTGGCGGCGCCCCGGGGACGCCGAGCCGTTCGTGGCCGCGCTGGCCCGCTCGGGCGCGGCGGCGCTGGCCGCGTCCGGCGCCGATTCCGGCGGGATCCCGGCCGACGTGGTCGAGGCCTGCGAGCGGCACCGGATCCCGCTGCTCGAAGTGCCGGCGGACCTGTCGTTCTCGGTGATCACCGAGCAGGTGGTGCTGGCGCTGGCCGCCGCGTCCGACAGCGCGCGCAAACGTTTGCAGGCCGCCGCGGACGCCCCGGTCGAGACCCTGCTGGAGCGCGCTTCGGCGGAGCTCGGGCTGCCGTGCTGGGTGCTCTCGGGGCTCGGCCGGGTGATCGCCGGGACCGCACCGCTGCCGCTGCCCGCCGCCGACGTCGTCCGGCGGCACGCGGCGCGCGAGTCCGGGCCGCTGACGGTGATCCCGGTCGAGGGGCGGCACGCGGTGCCGTGGCTGATCGCCGCCGGTGGCCCGCTGAGCACCGCGCAGACCGAGCTGGCCGAGGAACTGGCGGGGCTCATCGGCGTCACGCGAGCGCGGTCCTTGCCGGTCGCGGCCGAGTTGCCCGGCGACGCCCGCGTCGTCGCACTGCGGACCGAGGGCAGCGACGAGAGCCGGGACGTCCTGCGGGAGCTGCTGCCGGACGGGCTCCTGCTGGAGTCCACCGGGGACACCGCGTACGCGGCGACGACAGCTCAGCCGTCCACAGTGGAGTTGTCCACTGTGGAGCCGCTGCTCCGGGCGACGCGGATCCTCTGCGGGGTCGGCGATCCGGCTCCGCGGGCCGAGGCGTGGGAGACCGCGCGGTACGCGCTGGGGGTGGCGGCCCGGCGTCCGGGCCGGGTGGTGGTCGTCCCGGCCGCCGAGGTGGCGGCGCACCGGCTGCTGCTCGCCGGGGCTCCGGACGGGCTGCGCGCGGCGTTGCGGCGCCGGGTGCTCGGGCCGCTGCTGGCCTACGACGCCGAGCAGCACACGGACCTGGTGCACACGGTGCGGGTGTTCCTGGAGTGCTCGGGCTCGCCGACGCGGGCGGCGAAGGCCCTGCACGTCCACGTCAACACGCTGCGCTACCGCATCGGCCGGGCGGGCGAGCTGCTCGGCGCGGACCTGACCGAGTTCACCGACCAGCTCGACGTCTACCTCGCGTTGTGCACGGAGGAGTGA
- a CDS encoding (2Fe-2S)-binding protein, translating into MRLNVTINGEHREADDVWEGESLLYVLRERLGLPGSKNACEQGECGSCTVYLDEVPVCACLVAAGQAEGRVVRTVEGLADGDTLDPVQQSFVDAGAVQCGFCTPGLVVAAHDLLNRVPDPSDEEIREALAGNLCRCTGYEKILDAVRAVAKGGVA; encoded by the coding sequence ATGCGCCTGAATGTCACGATCAACGGTGAGCACCGCGAGGCGGACGACGTCTGGGAAGGGGAAAGCCTGCTCTACGTCCTGCGCGAGCGGCTCGGCCTCCCGGGCTCGAAAAACGCTTGCGAGCAGGGCGAATGCGGCTCCTGCACGGTCTACCTCGACGAGGTCCCGGTGTGCGCCTGCCTGGTCGCGGCCGGGCAGGCTGAGGGCCGCGTGGTCCGCACGGTCGAGGGACTGGCCGACGGCGACACCCTCGACCCGGTCCAGCAGTCCTTTGTGGACGCGGGCGCGGTCCAGTGCGGGTTCTGCACGCCCGGCCTGGTCGTTGCCGCGCACGACCTGCTGAACCGCGTCCCCGACCCGTCCGACGAGGAGATCCGCGAAGCGCTCGCCGGCAACCTCTGCCGCTGCACCGGCTACGAGAAGATCCTCGACGCGGTCCGCGCGGTCGCGAAGGGCGGTGTCGCGTGA
- a CDS encoding GNAT family N-acetyltransferase: protein MTAIHGERVLLRPIGPADRARAHQILATPEVARWWGEPESETESIYTVEDGFRCYVIEADGAVVGLIQSCEELDPQYRSAGIDIAIDPGFHGRGLGTDALRALARHLFAQGHHRLTIDPAAANEPAIRVYAKVGFRPVGVLRRYERAADGSWHDGLLMDLLAGELK from the coding sequence ATGACCGCCATTCACGGCGAACGGGTGCTGCTGCGCCCGATCGGCCCAGCCGACCGCGCCCGCGCGCACCAGATCCTGGCCACTCCGGAGGTCGCCCGCTGGTGGGGCGAGCCGGAGTCGGAAACCGAAAGCATCTACACCGTCGAGGACGGCTTCCGCTGCTACGTGATCGAAGCGGACGGCGCCGTCGTCGGGCTGATCCAGAGCTGCGAGGAGCTCGACCCGCAGTACCGCAGCGCGGGCATCGACATCGCGATCGACCCGGGCTTCCACGGCCGCGGCCTCGGCACGGACGCCCTCCGCGCCCTGGCGAGACACCTGTTCGCCCAGGGCCACCACCGCCTGACGATCGACCCGGCGGCGGCCAACGAGCCGGCGATCCGGGTGTACGCGAAGGTGGGGTTCCGGCCGGTCGGCGTGCTGCGCCGGTACGAGCGGGCGGCGGACGGCAGCTGGCACGACGGCCTGCTGATGGACCTGCTGGCGGGGGAACTGAAGTGA
- a CDS encoding DUF2786 domain-containing protein: MGKKNRRQRAAVEEAVPWAGASPTAEEARDTLLAAGYETARGVPGAAKKHAKRLAPGLELTAELASGAHQAGQQLIARVCRGGWLPEDIDQAARRHVDEFARSYVLDTLAAHVERFAPETVHPRWREQLAEVGATHWWPEPHLTQWAAKHILTPAEALTTVIEALGFLLPLPEVTLVLPVPGTASPGRPAPHAVDEKKLGRVRALLAKAESSSFPEEAEALSAKAQELMTRYALDRVLVEAGEAAPDVPAARRIWLDTPYVDAKSLLVHVVAKADRCRAIFDPRWGFVTVVGDEADLDSVELMTTSLLVQATRAMIADPAGRSRAFRKSFLVAYATRIGERLDQAAATAVAESPDAARLLPVLASHELKVESAFTTRFPEVVHKSVTVRSHEGWGAGREAADRARLGE; the protein is encoded by the coding sequence GTGGGCAAGAAGAACCGCCGTCAGCGCGCGGCCGTCGAGGAAGCCGTCCCGTGGGCCGGGGCGTCGCCGACGGCCGAGGAGGCACGCGACACGCTGCTCGCCGCCGGCTACGAGACCGCGCGGGGTGTCCCGGGCGCGGCCAAGAAGCACGCGAAGAGGCTCGCGCCCGGCCTCGAACTGACCGCCGAACTGGCCAGCGGCGCGCACCAGGCCGGGCAGCAGCTCATCGCCCGGGTCTGCCGGGGCGGCTGGCTGCCCGAGGACATCGACCAGGCGGCCCGCCGGCACGTCGACGAGTTCGCCCGGTCCTACGTGCTCGACACCCTCGCCGCCCACGTCGAGCGGTTCGCGCCGGAGACGGTGCACCCGCGCTGGCGGGAGCAGCTCGCCGAGGTGGGCGCCACGCACTGGTGGCCGGAGCCGCACCTGACGCAGTGGGCGGCCAAGCACATCCTCACTCCGGCCGAGGCGCTGACGACGGTGATCGAAGCCCTCGGCTTCCTGCTGCCCCTGCCGGAGGTCACCCTCGTCCTGCCCGTGCCGGGCACCGCGAGCCCTGGGCGGCCCGCGCCCCACGCCGTCGACGAAAAGAAGCTCGGCCGGGTGCGCGCGCTGCTGGCGAAGGCCGAGTCCAGCTCGTTCCCGGAGGAGGCCGAAGCCCTCTCGGCGAAGGCGCAGGAACTGATGACGCGGTACGCCCTCGACCGCGTGCTGGTCGAGGCCGGCGAGGCCGCGCCCGACGTGCCCGCCGCCCGCCGGATCTGGCTCGACACGCCGTACGTCGACGCCAAGTCGCTGCTGGTCCACGTCGTCGCGAAGGCCGACCGCTGCCGCGCAATCTTCGACCCGCGCTGGGGGTTCGTCACCGTCGTCGGCGACGAGGCGGACCTGGACTCCGTCGAGCTGATGACGACGTCGCTGCTCGTCCAGGCGACGCGGGCGATGATCGCCGACCCGGCGGGCCGGTCGCGGGCGTTCCGGAAGTCGTTCCTCGTCGCCTACGCCACCCGGATCGGCGAGCGGCTCGACCAGGCCGCCGCGACGGCGGTCGCGGAGTCGCCGGACGCGGCCCGGCTGCTGCCGGTGCTGGCGTCGCACGAGCTGAAGGTGGAGTCGGCCTTCACCACGCGGTTCCCCGAGGTGGTGCACAAATCGGTGACCGTGCGCAGCCACGAGGGCTGGGGCGCGGGCCGCGAGGCCGCCGACCGCGCCCGGCTCGGTGAGTGA
- a CDS encoding 8-oxoguanine deaminase: protein MKTLIANAAIATVSGPEHASGYVVVENDRIAEVGEGVYTGEFDERVEAEGCLVTPGLVNTHHHLYQWATRGMAADHTLFEWLVALYPVWGRLDDEITHTAGTAGMARLALTGCTTVADHHYVFPRDGGDQVAALAAARQRIGVRLHVVRGSMDRGESDGGLPPDNLVEATEDALTGTEAAIDRFHDASPEAHLQIAAGPCSPFSVTERLMSGAAELARRKGVRLHTHLAETLDEEKQCLAEAGCTPAEYADKLGWLADDVWLAHTIHLAPDAIRRFGATGTGSAHCPTSNGRIGAGIAPVRDLLDAGVPVGLGADGAASNESGGLGEELHQSLLQARQRGGPRGLTTREALWMGTLGGARCLGRADDLGSIEPGKLADLAVWDLTGLNYAGITDPVAALVLGTTPPLRRLFVGGKAVVEDGTLREADESAIARELAAASARLRETR from the coding sequence GTGAAGACCCTCATCGCGAACGCGGCGATCGCCACCGTCAGCGGCCCCGAGCACGCGTCCGGCTACGTCGTCGTCGAGAACGACCGGATCGCGGAAGTCGGCGAAGGCGTCTACACCGGCGAGTTCGACGAGCGCGTCGAAGCGGAAGGCTGCCTGGTCACGCCCGGCCTGGTCAACACCCACCACCACCTCTACCAGTGGGCGACCCGGGGCATGGCCGCCGACCACACGCTCTTCGAGTGGCTGGTCGCGCTCTACCCGGTCTGGGGCCGCCTCGACGACGAGATCACCCACACCGCAGGCACCGCCGGGATGGCCCGGCTGGCGCTGACCGGCTGCACGACCGTCGCCGACCACCACTACGTCTTCCCGCGCGACGGCGGCGACCAGGTCGCGGCGCTGGCCGCGGCCCGCCAGCGGATCGGCGTCCGGCTGCACGTCGTGCGCGGGTCGATGGACCGCGGCGAATCCGACGGCGGCCTGCCGCCGGACAACCTCGTCGAGGCGACCGAAGACGCGCTGACCGGCACCGAGGCGGCGATCGACCGCTTCCACGACGCCTCGCCGGAAGCCCACCTGCAGATCGCCGCGGGCCCGTGCTCGCCGTTCTCGGTCACCGAGCGGCTGATGTCCGGCGCGGCCGAGCTCGCCCGCCGCAAGGGCGTCCGGCTGCACACCCACCTCGCCGAGACGCTCGACGAGGAGAAGCAGTGCCTCGCCGAAGCCGGCTGCACGCCCGCCGAGTACGCCGACAAGCTCGGCTGGCTCGCCGACGACGTCTGGCTCGCGCACACCATCCACCTCGCGCCCGACGCGATCCGCCGGTTCGGCGCGACCGGTACCGGCTCGGCGCACTGCCCGACGTCCAACGGCCGCATCGGCGCCGGCATCGCGCCGGTCCGCGACCTCCTCGACGCCGGGGTCCCGGTCGGGCTGGGTGCCGACGGGGCCGCGTCCAACGAATCCGGCGGGCTCGGCGAAGAGCTGCACCAGTCGCTCCTGCAGGCCCGCCAGCGCGGCGGGCCCCGCGGCCTGACCACGCGGGAAGCGCTGTGGATGGGCACGCTGGGCGGCGCCCGCTGCCTGGGCCGCGCCGACGACCTGGGCTCGATCGAGCCCGGCAAGCTCGCCGACCTCGCCGTCTGGGACCTGACCGGCCTGAACTACGCGGGCATCACCGACCCGGTCGCGGCCCTGGTACTCGGCACGACCCCGCCGCTGCGCCGGCTGTTCGTCGGCGGCAAGGCCGTGGTCGAGGACGGCACCCTGCGCGAAGCCGACGAGTCCGCCATCGCCCGCGAGCTGGCGGCCGCGAGCGCCCGGTTGAGGGAGACCAGATGA
- a CDS encoding MarR family winged helix-turn-helix transcriptional regulator, which produces MEITSAEQAGHDPRILAFGRLQGAANRLEYLLGRALERECGITHLMYEVLLIVGRAGPDGLTMRSIAQEQVLTTGGATRLVDRMAALGLVTRTPSPRDGRVQLVRLTPLGEETTVRASRVHVENIERFFFRPVPPEHRERFAEDLRALSQAARDALPRLR; this is translated from the coding sequence GTGGAGATCACGTCGGCCGAGCAGGCCGGGCACGACCCGCGGATCCTGGCCTTCGGACGGCTGCAGGGCGCGGCGAACCGCCTCGAGTACCTGCTCGGGCGGGCGCTGGAGCGGGAATGCGGGATCACGCACCTGATGTACGAGGTGCTGCTGATCGTCGGCCGCGCGGGCCCGGACGGGCTGACGATGCGCTCGATCGCGCAGGAGCAGGTCCTGACCACGGGCGGGGCGACCCGGCTGGTCGACCGGATGGCCGCGCTCGGCCTGGTGACCCGCACGCCGTCCCCGCGCGACGGCCGCGTCCAGCTGGTCCGGCTGACACCGCTGGGCGAGGAGACGACGGTGCGGGCGAGCCGGGTGCACGTGGAGAACATCGAGCGGTTCTTCTTCCGGCCGGTGCCGCCCGAGCACCGGGAGCGCTTCGCCGAGGACCTGCGGGCACTGAGCCAAGCCGCCCGCGACGCCCTCCCCCGCCTGCGCTGA
- a CDS encoding FAD binding domain-containing protein: MEFLRPTTLAEALALKAERPDAVPIAGGTDVMVELNFDHRRPEALLDLTTVPELTEWSTSDGTVRLGAGVPYTRVIAEVGESVPALAMASRTVGSPQIRNRGTVGGNLGAASPAGDTHPVLLALDARIEAASARGTRILRAEDFYVGVKRHALAPDELITAVHLPAHAGPQQFAKVGTRNAMVIAVCSFALSLGEGRVGAAIGSAAPTPRRAREAEEFLAAELPWGSSDALPDALPDSLKRRFGDLVAEATSPIDDVRGSAAYRKHALGVLARRTLTWAWDEHRTGERACA; encoded by the coding sequence GTGGAGTTCCTGCGTCCCACGACGCTCGCCGAGGCCCTCGCCCTCAAGGCGGAGCGGCCGGACGCCGTGCCGATCGCCGGCGGCACCGACGTCATGGTCGAGCTGAACTTCGACCACCGGCGCCCCGAAGCGCTGCTGGACCTGACCACGGTCCCCGAGCTGACGGAGTGGTCCACATCGGACGGCACCGTCCGGCTCGGCGCCGGCGTCCCGTACACCCGTGTGATCGCCGAAGTGGGTGAATCCGTCCCCGCGCTGGCCATGGCGTCCCGCACGGTCGGCTCGCCCCAGATCCGCAACCGCGGCACGGTCGGCGGCAACCTCGGCGCCGCGTCCCCGGCCGGCGACACCCACCCGGTGCTGCTCGCCCTGGACGCGCGGATCGAGGCGGCCTCCGCGCGGGGGACCCGGATCCTCCGCGCGGAGGATTTCTACGTCGGCGTGAAACGCCACGCGCTGGCCCCGGACGAGCTGATCACCGCCGTCCACCTGCCCGCGCACGCAGGGCCGCAGCAGTTCGCCAAGGTCGGGACGCGCAACGCCATGGTCATCGCGGTCTGCTCCTTCGCGCTGTCCCTGGGCGAGGGGCGGGTGGGCGCCGCGATCGGGTCCGCCGCGCCGACCCCGCGCCGCGCCCGCGAAGCCGAAGAGTTCCTGGCCGCCGAGCTGCCGTGGGGCTCGTCCGACGCGCTGCCCGACGCGCTGCCCGACTCGCTGAAACGCCGCTTCGGCGACCTCGTGGCCGAAGCGACCTCGCCGATCGACGACGTCCGCGGCAGCGCCGCGTATCGGAAGCACGCGTTGGGGGTACTAGCGCGGCGTACGTTGACTTGGGCCTGGGACGAACACCGGACGGGGGAGCGCGCATGCGCCTGA
- a CDS encoding IclR family transcriptional regulator, whose translation MPAEKNGRDGGVQSLQRAFELLEHLADTGGEASLSELATLSGLPMPTIHRLIRTLVDLGYVRQNTNRRYALGARLIRLGENASMQFGAWARPLLAELVEEVGETANLAVLERDEVVYVAQVPSKHSMRMFTEVGRRLLPHGTGVGKAMLAHLPASDVRELLSRTGMPAYTEHTFTDADALAVELSRIASQGYALDEAEQELGVRCVAVAVPGAPVPAAVSVSGPSGRLTAEAVAHIAPAVQRVADALGASLSQAPLSV comes from the coding sequence GTGCCGGCGGAGAAGAACGGTCGCGACGGCGGCGTCCAGTCCCTGCAGCGTGCCTTCGAGCTGCTGGAACACCTCGCGGACACCGGCGGCGAAGCCAGCCTGTCGGAGCTGGCGACGCTGTCCGGGCTGCCGATGCCGACGATCCACCGGCTGATCCGCACCCTGGTCGACCTGGGGTACGTCCGCCAGAACACGAACCGCCGCTACGCGCTGGGCGCCCGGCTCATCCGGCTGGGTGAGAACGCGAGCATGCAGTTCGGCGCGTGGGCGCGGCCGCTGCTGGCGGAGCTGGTCGAGGAGGTCGGCGAGACGGCGAACCTGGCGGTCCTGGAGCGCGACGAGGTCGTGTACGTGGCGCAGGTGCCCTCGAAGCATTCGATGCGAATGTTCACCGAGGTCGGGCGGCGGTTGCTGCCGCACGGGACCGGGGTCGGGAAGGCGATGCTCGCGCACCTGCCTGCTTCAGACGTCCGGGAGCTGCTTTCGCGGACCGGGATGCCGGCGTACACGGAGCACACGTTCACGGACGCGGACGCGCTGGCGGTCGAGCTTTCGCGGATCGCTTCGCAGGGGTACGCGCTGGACGAGGCGGAGCAGGAGCTGGGGGTCAGGTGTGTGGCGGTGGCGGTCCCGGGGGCACCGGTGCCGGCGGCGGTGTCGGTTTCGGGCCCGTCGGGGCGGCTGACCGCCGAGGCGGTGGCACACATCGCCCCGGCGGTACAACGGGTGGCGGACGCCCTGGGAGCGAGCCTCTCCCAGGCCCCACTATCAGTGTGA
- the aceB gene encoding malate synthase A produces MSSEVQVLGDPVERGDEILTPEALAFLAGLHDAFAGRRDELLQARGKRREEARTTGRLDFLPETKEIREGDWQVAGAPAALRDRRVEITGPTDRKMTINALNSGAKVWLADLEDANTPHWVNVVSGQVNLYDAIRETITLESGGKSYALKDDVEHATIVVRPRGWHLPESHLKFGGREGVGALVDFGLHFFHNAAELLKRGKGPYYYLPKMESHLEARLWNDVFTHAEKALGIEHGTVRATVLIETIPAAFEMEEILYELREHASGLNAGRWDYLFSVIKYFRDAGEKFVLPDRNSVTMTAPFMRAYTELLVRTCHKRGAFAIGGMAAFIPSKDPETNKGAFDKVHADKSREAGDGFDGSWVAHPGMVELCKEEFDKVLGDQPNQLGRTRDEVSVTADQLLDVASTPGGATAAGLRAAVDVGVRYIASWLGGNGAAAIHNLMEDAATAEISRSQIWQWVKNGTTLDTGDTVTSELVRGVLADVRGELAGELKPELLEPAVELFEQVALADEFPDFLTLPAYERIK; encoded by the coding sequence ATGTCTTCTGAAGTCCAGGTGCTGGGCGACCCGGTCGAGCGCGGCGACGAGATCCTCACGCCGGAGGCGCTCGCCTTCCTCGCCGGTCTCCACGACGCCTTCGCCGGCCGCCGCGACGAGCTGCTCCAGGCGCGCGGCAAGCGTCGCGAGGAGGCCCGGACCACCGGCAGGCTCGACTTCCTGCCGGAGACCAAGGAGATCCGCGAAGGCGACTGGCAGGTCGCCGGCGCGCCCGCCGCGCTGCGCGACCGCCGCGTCGAGATCACCGGGCCGACCGACCGCAAGATGACCATCAACGCGCTCAACTCCGGCGCCAAGGTGTGGCTCGCCGACCTCGAGGACGCCAACACCCCGCACTGGGTGAACGTCGTGTCCGGTCAGGTGAACCTGTACGACGCCATCCGCGAGACGATCACGCTGGAGAGCGGCGGCAAGAGCTACGCGCTCAAGGACGACGTCGAGCACGCCACGATCGTGGTCCGCCCGCGCGGCTGGCACCTGCCCGAAAGCCACCTGAAGTTCGGCGGCCGCGAGGGCGTCGGCGCGCTCGTCGACTTCGGCCTGCACTTCTTCCACAACGCGGCCGAGCTGCTCAAGCGCGGCAAGGGCCCGTACTACTACCTCCCGAAGATGGAGAGCCACCTCGAAGCGCGGCTCTGGAACGACGTCTTCACCCACGCCGAGAAGGCGCTCGGCATCGAGCACGGCACCGTCCGCGCGACCGTGCTGATCGAGACCATCCCGGCCGCGTTCGAGATGGAAGAGATCCTCTACGAGCTGCGCGAGCACGCCTCGGGCCTCAACGCCGGCCGCTGGGACTACCTGTTCAGCGTGATCAAGTACTTCCGCGACGCGGGCGAGAAGTTCGTGCTGCCGGACCGCAACTCCGTCACCATGACCGCGCCGTTCATGCGCGCCTACACCGAGCTGCTCGTGCGCACCTGCCACAAGCGCGGCGCGTTCGCGATCGGCGGCATGGCCGCGTTCATCCCGAGCAAGGACCCCGAGACCAACAAGGGCGCCTTCGACAAGGTGCACGCGGACAAGTCCCGCGAGGCCGGCGACGGCTTCGACGGCTCGTGGGTCGCGCACCCGGGCATGGTCGAGCTCTGCAAGGAGGAGTTCGACAAGGTCCTCGGCGACCAGCCCAACCAGCTCGGGCGCACCCGCGACGAGGTCAGCGTCACCGCCGACCAGCTGCTCGACGTCGCTTCGACGCCGGGTGGCGCGACGGCGGCCGGCCTGCGCGCCGCGGTCGACGTCGGCGTCCGCTACATCGCGTCCTGGCTCGGCGGCAACGGCGCGGCGGCCATCCACAACCTGATGGAAGACGCCGCCACCGCCGAGATCTCGCGCTCGCAGATCTGGCAGTGGGTCAAGAACGGGACCACTTTGGACACCGGCGACACCGTCACCTCGGAGCTGGTGCGGGGCGTGCTGGCGGACGTCCGCGGCGAGCTGGCCGGCGAGCTCAAGCCGGAGCTGCTGGAGCCCGCCGTGGAGCTGTTCGAGCAGGTCGCGCTGGCCGACGAGTTCCCGGACTTCCTGACGCTGCCCGCTTACGAGCGGATCAAGTAG